AATGACTCTCGCGGCCTTCAGCAGCGGTGCGCATGTCCTGTGCGAGAAACCGCTGGCAATGAACGCCGCCGAGGGCGCGGCGATGGTCGGCGCCGCCCGGAAGGCCGGCAGGTTCCTCGCGGTCGGACTCAACATGAGGTTCATGCCGAATTCCACGGCGATCCAGTCGTTCATTCGCGACGGCGGGTTCGGTCGACCCGTCTACACCCGCGTCGTCGCGAACGACGAGATCCCGTGGTGGGGAGAGCACTACCGGCTGGAGGTCTCCGGCGGCGGGGCTCTCGCCGCGTCCGCGGTCCACCTTCTCGACCTGGCGCTCTGGTTCGCGGGCTTCCCCGAGCCGGTATCCGCCTCGGGGAGCATGGCGACGTTGTTCCCCAAGAAGAGAGGATCGACCGCACCGAGCCCGGCAGTGGCGGAGCGCTATGACGCCGAGGACCTGTTCAGCGCCCATGTGCGGTTCGCCGGGGGTTTCTGGCTCACGATCGAAGGCTCGTGGATCGGCAATCAGGAGCCGCGCCCCGGGCCGCAGCCGTGGGACTACGAACTCACCGCCATCGGCGAGCGCGCGCAGGTCTGGTTCGATCCGCTGGCGATACGCGGCGAAGCGCCGGACGGCTCGACGGTCGACCTGCTGCCGTCCGGCACTGAATCGGATGTCTCTTTCCCGCACTCCGTCGAGCGGTTGATCGCAGAGGTCGTCGCCGCCGCACGGGCAGGGCGGGAGCCGTCGGTCACGGGATCCCAGGCGCTGGTTTCCCAACGGATCGTCGACGCGATCTACCTGTCGGCCAGGACAGGCCGCGAGCAGCCGATACCTCCCCTCACTCTCTCGCCGTGAGCCTGGGCCTCGACGGCCCCGCCGTGGCCACCGTCGGGCACCGCTCGATCGGCCCGAGCCGGTGGAATCCGTGCTGCGGTACCATCACCCGATCACGCCCTGACCCGGCGATCGCGAGGGGAGACCGAGTTTGAGTGGCGAATCGACGATCCAACGAACCGGCGGGTGGGACGACGGCCTCGCACCCGACGAGTTCTCGGGGATCGTGTGCCTCGTCACCGGCGCCGCACAGGGCATCGGACTCGCGATCGCCAAAGCGCTCGCCGAACGGGGCGGAAGGGTGGTCCTGGCTGACATCAACGGCTCGAAGGTGGCCGAGACAGCGGAACGACTGCGCGCCGCCGGACTCGAGGTGACCGATCTGGCTCTCGACGTCCGGGACACGGACGCGATCGACGCTGCCTTCACCCGGCTCGAGAGCGGGTGGGGATCCGTTGAGGTCCTGGTGAACAATGCCGGTATCGGCAAGATCGACCAATCCGAGGACCTCCCCGACGAGGACTGGGATCTGCATGTCGACGTGATGCTGTCGGGCACGTTCAAGATGTCGCGCCGGGCCGCCGGACCGATGCTCGAACGCGGCTCGGGGGCGATGGTGAACCTCTGCTCGATCGGCGGCTACGGGGGCCACCCTCAGCGGGCGGCCTACAACGCGGCCAAGGGCGGCATCCGGATCCTGACCGAGGTGCTCGCCACCGAGTGGGCACCGCGGGGGGTGCGCGTCAACGCCATCGCGCCGGCGGTCACGAGGACCGAGATGACGCAGGAGATCCTGGACCGCGCCGAAGGCGAGTTGCGGCTCGACGACTACACGGATCGGACCCCCCTCGGTCGCATCGCCGAGACGGAGGAGCAGGCGGACGTTGTCGCCTTCCTGGCGTCGCGGCGCGCCGCGTACGTAACGGGCCAGATCGTGGCCGTCGACGGCGGCTGGCTGGCGAGCGATGGATTCCTGACGCACGGCGAGGCGCAGGGATGAGTGGGCACAGCGCGGGAGCGGCTGGGGGCGTGGATCGATCCAGCCGGGCTCTTGACAGGCCCTGCGTCGTGATCGCGGGAGGCGAGCCGTCGTTCGCACAGCACGTGGAGTCGGCTCTCGGCATGCCGGCTCTACATCTCGGACCCGATGAGCTGGACTCAAGCGCCGGCGCTCCGGACGGGCAACTGGCTCCAGAGGGTGTTGTCTGGAGTCACCTGGTGCCGGGTCTTGCGCCCCCGACTTCGCAGGATCGCGGTGCGGGGATCTTCGAGGAGGCGGCCTTGCTGGAACGCTCCCTCGGAGCCGCCCGCGCGCTCGGCGACAGGACGCGCATCCCGGTGACGTTCGTGGCGCTGCTGCCGGAGATCGGGCTGTTCGCCGGTGCCCGGGAGAGGCGCTGTGCACTGGCCTCGGCGACGATGCAGTCGCTGATGCGCACCGAGATCCGCTCTTGGAGCGACGCCGGGGATCGGATCGTGGCCGTCACCTACGCCGGCTTGGAAGGTCACGCACCGGACAGCCAGCGCCCCACTGATCAGGTCATCGCGCGCACACCGATGAAAGCACTGGCCACGTTCGCACAACTCGGCGATGTGCTGCGCTTCGTCGGCTCACGGCAGGCGTCCTATGTCACGGGCACGTTCCTGCGCATGGACGGCGGTTGGACGGCGTACAGCTGGCATTACCCGGCGAAGACGATCTAAGAAGCTGCTGATGAAGGTTGGTGTGATCGGGTGCGGATTTCAGGGCAGCCTTCATGTGGAGTGCCTGCAGGCGCTGGAGGATGTCGAGGTCGTCGCGGTCTGCGACACCGATAGGTCTCGCCTGGACGAGGTGAGATCGACCACTCGGAGCGCCAGGGGATACACCGACTATCGCGACCTGCTCGAGCAACACGAACTCGATCTCGTCACGGTGTGCACGATGCCGATCCACCACATGCGCATGACGGTCGACGCTTTCGCCACCGGCGCTCACGTGCTGTGCGAGAAGCCGTTGGCGCTCGACGCCGGCGAAGGCCGGGAAATGCTGCGAGCGGCTGCCGCTGCCGATCGCATGCTCGGCGTCGGGTTCAACATGCGGTTCACGCCGAACGCCCAGATCATCAAGCGCCACATCGAGTCAGGGGTTCTGGGTCGGCCGCTGTACACCCACGCCTGGGCGAAGTCGTCGCAGATCCCCTGGTGGGGCGAGCACTACCGCAAGGAACTCTCGGGCGGCGGGGCGCTGGCCGCCACGGCGGTGCACTTCCTCGACCTGGCCCTGTGGTTCGCTGGATTCCCCAGACCGGTCGCCGCCTCGGCCAGCGCGGCGCAGGTGTTCCCCACCAAACGCGGGCCGACGGCGCCGGACGCCGCCAGCGCCGGTCGCTACAACGTGGATGACCTGCTCGCGGCGCATCTGCGATTCGAGGACGGCTTCTGGATGACACTCCAGGGAAGCT
The sequence above is a segment of the bacterium genome. Coding sequences within it:
- a CDS encoding Gfo/Idh/MocA family oxidoreductase, whose amino-acid sequence is MSVVAVRAGVIGCGFQGRLHVDVLSRLPDVELVAVADIDPDRAGGLAQEYDVAGSYTDYRRMLDAERLDLVTICTMPVHHAEMTLAAFSSGAHVLCEKPLAMNAAEGAAMVGAARKAGRFLAVGLNMRFMPNSTAIQSFIRDGGFGRPVYTRVVANDEIPWWGEHYRLEVSGGGALAASAVHLLDLALWFAGFPEPVSASGSMATLFPKKRGSTAPSPAVAERYDAEDLFSAHVRFAGGFWLTIEGSWIGNQEPRPGPQPWDYELTAIGERAQVWFDPLAIRGEAPDGSTVDLLPSGTESDVSFPHSVERLIAEVVAAARAGREPSVTGSQALVSQRIVDAIYLSARTGREQPIPPLTLSP
- a CDS encoding SDR family oxidoreductase, whose translation is MSGESTIQRTGGWDDGLAPDEFSGIVCLVTGAAQGIGLAIAKALAERGGRVVLADINGSKVAETAERLRAAGLEVTDLALDVRDTDAIDAAFTRLESGWGSVEVLVNNAGIGKIDQSEDLPDEDWDLHVDVMLSGTFKMSRRAAGPMLERGSGAMVNLCSIGGYGGHPQRAAYNAAKGGIRILTEVLATEWAPRGVRVNAIAPAVTRTEMTQEILDRAEGELRLDDYTDRTPLGRIAETEEQADVVAFLASRRAAYVTGQIVAVDGGWLASDGFLTHGEAQG
- a CDS encoding Gfo/Idh/MocA family oxidoreductase encodes the protein MKVGVIGCGFQGSLHVECLQALEDVEVVAVCDTDRSRLDEVRSTTRSARGYTDYRDLLEQHELDLVTVCTMPIHHMRMTVDAFATGAHVLCEKPLALDAGEGREMLRAAAAADRMLGVGFNMRFTPNAQIIKRHIESGVLGRPLYTHAWAKSSQIPWWGEHYRKELSGGGALAATAVHFLDLALWFAGFPRPVAASASAAQVFPTKRGPTAPDAASAGRYNVDDLLAAHLRFEDGFWMTLQGSWVDNIPSHADGSPSWDYSLDAIGENAQAVLDPPSIRGEREGEIIELLPPETVSDVSFPPSVAALIAGTVNAIRAGREAPVTGQQALVTQVIVDAIYESAAAGAEVAIDPSELDWAV